One Scylla paramamosain isolate STU-SP2022 chromosome 6, ASM3559412v1, whole genome shotgun sequence DNA segment encodes these proteins:
- the LOC135101280 gene encoding trypsin-1-like, translating to MKTLVLCLLVAGAFAAPSRKPTFRRGLNRIVGGQEATPGQFPYQLSFQDTSFGFDFHFCGASIYSENWAVCAGHCVQGENMNNPDYLQIVAGEHDLNTDDGNEQKIVLSKIIQHEDYNSFTISNDISLLQLSKPLTFNDRVRAIGLRSNKEHMGDCVVSGWGTTKEGGHSPSKLHYVEVPTVSDAYCRDAYGKNDIDDSMICAGVSEGGKDACQGDSGGPLACDGLLTGIVSWGYGCARPDYPGVYSEVAYFKDWVENNVQ from the exons ATGAAGACCCTCGTACTCTGTCTCCTTGTTGCCGGGGCCTTCG CTGCCCCTTCTCGCAAACCCACGTTCCGTCGGGGTCTCAATAGGATCGTCGGTGGACAGGAAGCCACACCAGGGCAGTTCCCGTATCAGCTCAGCTTCCAGGACACATCTTTTGGATTCGATTTCCATTTCTGTGGAGCGTCCATCTACAGTGAGAACTGGGCTGTATGTGCGGGACACTGTGTCCAGGGAGAAAACATGAACAACCCGGATTACCTTCAG ATTGTGGCTGGTGAACACGATCTGAACACGGACGACGGTAACGAGCAGAAAATTGTCCTCTCCAAGATTATCCAGCACGAGGATTATAACAGCTTTACCATTAGTAACGACATTTCACTTCTCCAGCTTTCCAAGCCTCTGACTTTCAATGACAGGGTTAGAGCTATCGGTCTAAGGAGCAACAAAGAACACATGGGTGACTGCGTGGTGTCAGGCTGGGGCACCACCAAGGAGGGAGGCCATAGTCCCTCAAAGCTGCACTATGTTGAAGTCCCCACCGTCTCGGACGCTTATTGTCGTGATGCCTATGGCAAAAACGATATCGATGACTCCATGATCTGTGCTGGAGTATCCGAAGGAGGTAAGGACGCTTGCCAGGGCGATTCTGGTGGGCCTTTGGCGTGTGACGGTCTCCTGACTGGCATTGTGTCCTGGGGCTACGGCTGTGCTCGTCCTGACTACCCAGGGGTTTACAGTGAGGTAGCCTACTTTAAGGATTGGGTCGAAAATAACGTTCAATAA